One region of Vanessa tameamea isolate UH-Manoa-2023 chromosome 27, ilVanTame1 primary haplotype, whole genome shotgun sequence genomic DNA includes:
- the LOC113392082 gene encoding uncharacterized protein LOC113392082, with amino-acid sequence MKFRRLGIELILVYLSFSLKNASSDSQSNNQRILNYNSKIPLIAILYKRNDENVRAPGLESDVITPEISPVEPPHDQELYNFYHVLRTTQENEEVDTDAAMVFEKTENVLRQALRARCERLDSCVRKCPRKKKYTCTITCREEYDDYDLCKKPKKPYCKRPKCGKTMPPAWLLRK; translated from the exons ATGAAGTTCAGACGATTGGGTATAGAATTAATTTTGGTTTACCtaagtttttcattaaaa aatgcCTCATCGGACAGTCAAAGTAATAACCAgagaatattgaattataattcaaaGATACCATTAATAGCGATACTTTATAAACGTAATGACGAAAACGTCAGAGCACCAGGGTTAGAAAGTGACGTCATAACTCCTGAAATCAGCCCAGTTGAACCGCCGCATGATCAAGAACTGTATAATTTCTACCACGTTTTAAGg ACGACGCAAGAAAACGAAGAAGTCGATACAGATGCAGCGATGGTCTTTGAGAAGACTGAGAATGTTCTCCGGCAAGCTCTACGTGCTAGATGTGAAAGATTGGACTCGTGTGTGAGAAAATGCCCTCGAAAGAAGAAGTACACTTGTACGATAACGTGCAGGGAGGAGTACGATGACTACGATTTATGTAAGAAGCCGAAAAAACCATATTGCAAAAGACCAAAGTGTGGTAAAACTATGCCACCCGCTTggcttttaagaaaataa
- the LOC113392084 gene encoding uncharacterized protein LOC113392084, whose translation MRVQADVQNSRRDLSSLINLLSQKHTSDRHPILLIVDSGSKMDAKQDQKYRAGSPETSDENGIGHLPHLLLQHKVKNLIKKSTTKSYVQLKNEAKQLHRLQRLRDNQGRQLNDKNVLRSPIVKQLLRISNRIQCEARDECQDRCGNRYKGKKIVTCNVQCEVKYECEEEEEKDPCDDGECDSCGNSLECLMSTRGERLVTKETKCKRC comes from the exons ATGAGA GTGCAAGCCGATGTTCAAAACTCGAGACGAGATTTGTCCAGTCTTATAAATCTGCTAAGTCAAAAACACACCAGCGACAGACATCCTATTCTCCTCATAGTCGACTCTGGTTCCAAAATGGATGCTAAACAAGATCAGAAATATCGTGCTGGTTCTCCAGAAACCAGTGATGAAAATGGAATTGGACATTTACCGCACTTATTGTTACAGCATAAG GTAAAGAACCTGATAAAGAAAAGTACAACAAAATCATATGTCCAATTGAAAAATGAGGCGAAGCAGTTACACCGACTTCAAAGACTTCGAGACAATCAAGGACGACAATTGAACGACAAAAACGTACTAAGATCGCCGATCGTGAAGCAACTACTTAGAATCTCAAATAGAATCCAATGCGAAGCAAGAGACGAATGTCAAGACAGATGTGGCAATAGATACAAaggtaaaaaaattgtaacttgTAACGTACAATGTGAAGTTAAGTATGAGTGTGAGGAAGAAGAAGAAAAGGATCCGTGTGATGACGGAGAATGTGACTCTTGTGGTAATTCGCTCGAATGTCTCATGAGTACGAGAGGAGAACGACTCGTCACCAAAGAAACTAAATGCAAACGTTGTTGA